The Lutra lutra chromosome 16, mLutLut1.2, whole genome shotgun sequence genome segment ccttcctccttACCGAGGGTGAGGCAGGGCTGGCCCAGGGGCCCTAGgactggagaggaggaggcagctgcTGGTAGGTAGAAGGAACCTCTGGGAGGCCCCAGCTTCCCTCAGGAAGAGACCAGCTCTCTGGGGAGACAGCTCTGTTATGGGAGGAGAAAGGCTGGTTGATGACCAGCTTTGTCACTTTGGTGGCCTTCTGGATGGTGGGCTGGCCCTAAGCCCCTGCCCAGTCCCCCTCCTCCAAGGGTGCTATGACGATGGACAGGGAGCCTGTGGGTGAGTAGGCTTGGCAAACTGGGAAGCGCCTGCAAACAGAAGGCCAGAACTGGGACATGCCTGGGGATCTGATCCACGTCAGCCCCCTTACTCCTTGCTCTTTTGAGGGCCATCACTGCTGCCCCAACCCCTCCCTTCCTGTCCACAGaggcctctgctccccaccccctcttcccagCAGAAGGGCTGGAGCCAGACTCAGAGATAAGGGGTTTGTTTTCCAAGGGCCCGGAATTCAGTACAGACTGCGGGTCAGGGTcagaggggcactggggtgggggaaggcgcAATGAGCCTTTCCTTTAGATGGGGGCCTTGGGGCCGCAGATCCTACAGGGATCTTGTGATTTGTGCCCTTTCAAGAGGTCCGCACTAGGCAtggggggagaggtggagagCTCCACGAAGATGCCCTAACCCCGAGAGAGCTCCGTCTccacccctgctttctcctccGTGGGCTGGCCTCCTCCCGAGGTCTCCAGTGCCCCACCTCCCTCCTACCTGGAGCTTTTGCCTTATGTTCCTTCTTCATCTGATTAGTGACCTGCTCTGTCTTTACAGCTCAGCCCAATTCctgcttcttccaggaagcctacACTGATGCCTCAACCAGGCCCCTGGCAGTGTCTCCCGGGGCTGACATCCACCTCCTTCCCAGTGCTCTTCTCTTGGGCAGTGTCCTGTCCCCACCCAGGGGACCTGGGCTCCGACAACAGTCTGCTCTTGTCCGCCTTTATCCGCAGACCCAACTGGGAGCAGGCACATGGCAGACCTCTGATGAAGACGGGAGTGCCCTTTTCGATGAGCGCTGCTCTGGCCAGAGCTGTGGGCACCTCTTCTGGGGAACTTGGGCCCCTCTGGGACCAACATCCTCCCATGCGGGGAGCAGTGACATCTGTGGCCTTactccagggaggggagcagcCGAGTGAGGCTAGGCGCTCAGAGGGAGACTTGTCCTCCCTGTGTGAGGGAAGGTCACCCGGCAGAAGGTCCAGTCTGGGCTGAGTCACGTCCTCCCCATAGCAGCAACACCAAGCCCCAGGGCGCTGGGCTGGGACCAGTAAGGATGGTCCTAGCAGCAGCAGAAGAACACTCAGGTGGAGTGCTCACGCACAGCCAGGGACCAGGGTCAGCACTGAGGACAGTAAATCATGGAATCCTCAAAACAAGGAGACTGAGGCACTGAGAGGAGAAAAGGCTCGTCCAAAGTGGCTGGCTTGAGTCAGTCCGTGCCCTTCACTCCTGAGGACTTGAGTCAGTCCGTGCCCTTCACTCCTCAACCCGGCTGTGCACCTCAGCGGGAGGCAGCCCCCTCTCAAGGGCAGGGGTATGCACGAGGGGGCTCTCTGTGCACCCCTCTAACGCTGCCTCCCTCGTACCCCATGAAGTCCGACGCCCAGACCGGTTGCACCACCTCGGCATCCCTCtgcctggcacctagtaggtACTCAGCAAATCTGTATTGAAACAAAGTCAATGACGGGACGCTCTTTTCAGGGATGTAACACATGGAGTTATGTAACAATGGAGCCAGCCGGCCCGGCCACTTCCTTGCCAAGTGACCGCAGGCATTACCTTGTGCGCggctcagttttcccatctgtgaaacgGGGATGCTACTGGGACTTGCCTCCTAGACCTGCCGGGAGGCGTAACTGCACTAACTTTGGTAGGGTGTCCGAGACAGTGGCTGGCGCACGGCAGGAGTCACACAAGCATGCGCTCTGGAACGCTCGTCGTCCTCGGTTTCTTCTTGGGTAAGCAATACCCTCCCTCTCCAACATGTTCCCCTCGCAGGAAGCCCGAACTACAACTCCCAGCATGCCTCGGGGCCCGCCTGCCCGAGCTCGCCCAGTGCCGCCTGGACGAAGTCCGAACTACAACTCCCAGCATGCCCCGGGCACTCCCACGGGCCCAGGTCAGCCGCTGCGGTCGAAGACCGTGAAGCCCCGCCGCGCCAACCCCTTCGCTCCCGGTCGCCCTCGCTGGGAAGGGTCCGGGTGGAGGTCGGGAGCTGCCCCCGCCATGCTCCGCGGACTGGCCCGGGCCGCTGCCGGGCGACCCGGGGCCCTCTGGACGCGGGGGTATGGGAGCGGGACGGGGGTCCCGGCGCACGTGGTGGACCTGCGCAGCGACACGGTGACCAGACCCGGGCCGGCCATGAGGCGCGCCATGGCCGAGGCGGTCGTGGGGGACGACGACTACGGCGAGGACCCCACCGTCCGCGGTGAGCCCGGTGTGTGGGCCGCGGCCTGGGGGCGTCTCGGCGACCCCAGAGCGCTGTCCGTGGTGCTGGCGGGAGAAGGGGCCCGGGGCGCGCAGGGGCTGCGGCCTTGCTGCTCTGTCCGGCCCATCACCCGACAGTCTgctggaaatgcagattctcggGCCCCACGCTCACACCCGCTGAGCAAGAGTCTGCAGGCTCACGGGCCTCCCGGGGGACCGGTGTGCGTAGTAAGGTGTGGAGCTGCGGATGGGATGTGTGTGGTCTCCTGCAGAGCACGGCTCTGGGATGCTGAGCGAGGGTGGCACCCAAGGTCTCCTACCCAGCGAATGGCAAAGCAGTCTTCGAACCCAGGTCCTCTCTCTCAAACCTGTAGCTACTGTCCTGCACCCAACGCCTTTCCACATGAAGACACACAGGAAACCGGTCTAGAAAAGAGGATTTGGACTCCGATAACCTAGGGAGCATTTTCACACACAGTGTTGAGGGTGGCCACCGTAGTGGACCACTGCTATGCGAGGGTGTTTACCCTCTGCCCTGCCAGGGGCAAGCCACAGGTTGCTGTTTGAGCCCCAAGGGACTGTGTGTAGGGTCAGGTGGTGATCGGTGATCACACATTCTGCAGACACCTACTGCCTGGAACTTCGAAAATGCTGAGCCCACTGCTTAGAAGGCagccagacacacagacaccATGCGGTGGGGGAAGTGTCGGGGCTGGCATCTTTCCACAGAGAGTGCCTTGGGaactggtggggaggggaggcgtGGAACTCACAGGGAAGGAGGACTTTGCAGAGTAGCCTCTTAAAGAGTGAGTGGCGCCcccaggcagggaagggagcTGGCTCATTGGGTATTGAGGATACAGATAGGGACTGTGGCTGGAGTGTGGGGTACTGGGAGCCACCAGTAACTGGAGGTAAAGACAGAGGGCAAATCCCACTGGGCCTGAATGTCATGGTAAAGACTTCAGAGTTGATACCACAGGCAGAGGGGAGCCAGAGCAGCCTTTAAAGCAGGAGCCTGAAGTCCCCCCCACCGACCCCCCCCCAGCGAGTCTCCCCTTCTGAGAGCTTCTGTCCTTCTGTTCTGGGAGAGGAAGTCAGCAGAGAAACCGCAGTGCCCCACCTGCAAGGGGCTGATGGGAAAGGAAGTGAGACAGGTGTGAGGTCTGGATGGGACAGGGGGGTTCAAACCACAAAGTTTCAATGTGGGGGAGACCAGGGCCCAGGGGGAGGCTGGGTGCAGGCTGTTGACTGAGAGGTCTCTATACCTAGGTATGTGGTCACCAAGACCACAGTCTGCAGCCCACAGACCAGGGCTTCTGTCTGGCTTGGCCACTCACCTCAGCAGGACGCGAGCTCACGGTTATGAGTAATACAAAAAGAGTGCCATTGCTGATGGAGTCTCCCTGTgcctcctgtcccttccctcctcagaGCTGCAGGAAAAGGTTGCCAAGCTGCTGGGGGTGGACCAGACCTTGTTTGTACCCACTAACACCATGGCCAACCTCATCTCTGGTGAGCGTGGTGTGGGGTGACCCCCGTTTGCCCTCCAGGTCCTCCCTCTGCATTTCTCTCCTTGGTGCGGGGGCAAAGCTGGGACTACATCAGTGGGGTGCTGAGCCGTCTGGATTTCTGCTGGGCTTAGCGGAGAGAGTCCCTAGCAggagatgagggagaggagaggagagtgagTTCAGCGTGTCcatgctcctcccccagctccctccccaggTGGTCTCCTGGGAGCCCTCTCCACGCTTCCCTGTCTCCAGGTTCTGGTGACCACACCTCCCTCTCGACCCTTATGGCCTGGGGTCTTGCTCTGTCCCTTGTGGCTTCCCTCCACACTGCTACACCTTTGTAAATCGCCCCTTTATTAAACTCTCTGGCTTCCTAGTGGGCATGGGCCTCTGTTTGCTGCTGGGACCGACTGATACCCCCCGAGCTGCCTGAGCTGCTTGACCCCCAAGCCCGAGCTACTTGACCCCCAGGAGCAGCATGGTGACCAGCTTCCTGGGCAGGATGTGCTCTGTGGGTGGGCTGCAGGGCACAGGGCACAACACCTCACTGGACGGTTATCCTGGACTTTCGTAGTTCCTGGGACGGTTCTCTGGCCCATGGCAGTAAGAGGTCTTGAAGGGGTGCCGTTTCCTAATTGGCATAGGCACTTGGGAACTAGCCTCCGGGCTCAGCCAGGAGCTGGGCGGGAGCAGGTGGGCCCCACGGGACTCCCAGCCAACACTGCCCTCCCCCATCTATCAGTGATGTGTCACTGCCAGCGCAGGGGTTCCCAGCTCCTCCTCGGGCAGGAGTGCCACCTCCACGTCTTCGAGCAGGGCGGGGTGGCTCAGGTAAGGACCCGGCGCCCCTCACCTGGGGCCAGCTCAGCATTTCTGGCGGGAACCTGTTTCCAAAGCACCATGttgggagctgcagagggaagaGATGGCCAGGGTGGCGGGAAAGGGAGCCATTCCCAGACTGACCACGTGGGGGCAGCCGCggccccagccccccgcccccgcccgatCGTGCACGGGCCGTTCTTGGCGCTCTGCTGCCCCCTCGTGGGCACCCGGAGCACGCGGCGCTCGGGCTCGGGAGAACACAGCCCTTGGTTCCTCCCCTTCTTGCTGGGGTGTCTGAGCCCACGTCGGCAGCAGAGGGGCAGGCTCGATGGCCCCGAGCTGGGGAGGAGCCGCGGGGACAGAGGTGGGAGGCGACGCTGCACCCCTGGACCTgatcttccctccctctttccccaatACCTGCAGATCGCGGGGGTgcactcccaccccctcccagaccTGCCCCGCGGCACCCTGGACCTGGCTGAGCTGGAGAGGATGGTCACAAGGGGCCTGGGGAGCCCCTACCACCCGGTCTGTGAGCTCATTTGCCTGGAGAACACCCACAGCAGCTCCGGGGGCCGTGTCCTCCCCATTGACTACCTGCGCCAGGTGGGCCCGACCCCACCACTCTGCtcaccccccacccgcccccagcCAGCCAGCACCCCCCACCTGTGCCCGGAGCCCTCTCCTGGGAGGGTGTCTCCTCATACAGGCCATGGGTGCCCAGGGCAGCTGGGACTGCTGTGGGAGGGAGGCATGTGCCCCTCGCCCGCAGCTACTGAGGGCACTATGCCCCCAGGTTAGCCCCAGGACAGAGAcaccccccttctccccaggGAGCGAGTCCCATGAGCACCTGCTCGCATGGTATGAGGGCTGAACCGCTTGGCTCCCCAGTGTGAGAACTTGCCGCTAATGACCCTCCAGACCCTCTCCCTGTCCATGGGAGTGGGCATCTCCTCCATGGAGGCACGGGATGGCTCAAACAGGGTGCGGCATGTATGGCTCGCGCCAAGTCTGCATTCGGCCACAGCGAGCCCACCATTTATTATCAACTCCCTTTCACAGAGGACGGCGCCCAGGCTCAGGCAACTGAGCGCCAGCTCTGGTCCGAGTGGGCCACGCTGGACACCAGCCCAGCCCTGATCCCTCTGGACCCCTCCAGGCTCCTGGAGACCGGTCCTCCCTCTGCTCGGGCCCCAAGCTCAGCCCCTCTGACCGTTGCCTGCTCTTTGCCCCCAGGTGCAGCTCCTGGCCCGGAGCCACGGGGTCCGAGTCCACATGGATGGGGCCCGGCTGATGAACGCCGTGGTGGCTCTGCACGTGCCCCCCGCCCGCATCGTGGAGCACTGTGACTCcgtgtctctctgtttctccaagGTGGGGAAGCCTCGGGCTGCCTCCCAAACACAGGACAGCGGTGGGTGTCCGCAGTAGGGGTCAGCTGGGTTCTGAGCTCCGAAGCTGGCCGAGGCTGGCCCTGGGCCTCCTTAGCCCCTCCCCAGATGGGGCCCCgtcccctccccatgcccctcccccagccacaaGGACAGAGATGCACACCTGGGGGGCTGGCAGGCAGgactcctttcttcttcccagggCCTCGGTGCACCGGTCGGGGCCTTGGTTGGGGGGCCCAAGCACTTCATTGAAGAAGCCTGGCGCCTCCGGAAAGCGCTGGGCGGGGGGATGCGCCAGGCTGGGGTGCTGGCTGCTGCCGCCCTAGTGGGACTGGCGGACTTCGAGGAGGTGCTGCAGAGAGACCACCAGAACGCCCAGAGATTCGCCAAAGGTACGTGGACCAcggcc includes the following:
- the LOC125086885 gene encoding probable low-specificity L-threonine aldolase 2; amino-acid sequence: MLRGLARAAAGRPGALWTRGYGSGTGVPAHVVDLRSDTVTRPGPAMRRAMAEAVVGDDDYGEDPTVRELQEKVAKLLGVDQTLFVPTNTMANLISVMCHCQRRGSQLLLGQECHLHVFEQGGVAQIAGVHSHPLPDLPRGTLDLAELERMVTRGLGSPYHPVCELICLENTHSSSGGRVLPIDYLRQVQLLARSHGVRVHMDGARLMNAVVALHVPPARIVEHCDSVSLCFSKGLGAPVGALVGGPKHFIEEAWRLRKALGGGMRQAGVLAAAALVGLADFEEVLQRDHQNAQRFAKGLQELASPICSVDLAAVETNMVMVKVDGLPPEELCRRLQAVSADEVAQTGRAVRVLMFPWTERSVRAVWHRDVSAQDTELALKKWGFVLKQLGP